The following is a genomic window from Takifugu rubripes chromosome 13, fTakRub1.2, whole genome shotgun sequence.
AGAGAACCCCACACCAGAGGTCTGAGAGCGGTGGCCCACCTGTGAAAGACTCGGGAGACTAATTCTTTTTGAATTTAAGTAACCTGCACCTGTATCCTTGTAGGGAGAGGCGATGCAGGCCTAACCGGCAAGACAGCAGCGCctccacttcttcctcctcatcctcttcatcctgctcTTCCATTTCCCTCTGCTCCCTGAAAACTCCGCCCTGCTTTAGGCCTCATCCGCCGCACCCTTCCTCACCCAGTGGCAGCGTCTTCCAGCTGCCTTTCCTGGACTCTCTGTCTGCTCCTTCACCTCCGCAGCATGAACAGGAATGGAAGCAGGTCAGATCCTGGCTCCGTCCTACTGTGATGTGACGCACTGTCAGAAACACTCAAACTAATTGTTTCCCCTGACAGATTGTAGATATATTGTGGAGTGACCCAAAAACCCTGAAGGGCTGCTGTCCCAACACGTTCCGGGGAGGAGGCTGTTACTTCGGCCCCGACGTCACCCGAAGGCTGCTGCTCCAACATGGACTCCAGCTGCTCATCCGATCCCACGAGTGCAAACAGGAGGGTTATGAGCTGTGTCACAGTGGACAGGTAGACATCAGCTGTGGTGAAAAGTGAAGAACATTCGTCTCAGGAAATAATGTGTGGGCGTCTGCGCTGTAGGTTATCACGATTTTTTCTGCATCAAATTACTATGAGGAAGGGAGCAATCGAGGCGCCTACATCAAAGTGGGCAGAGAACTGATGCCCCGCTTCTACCAGTATCAAGTCAGCCGTTCCACACGCAAACTCACCCTGACGCAGAGGTACAGCGTGTCTCTGGATTGACTGTGACAGCTCCACGATAGAAGACGTGAATGTAAATGATGTAATGCCTGTGGGTCCATAGGGTAAGAGCGGCTGAGGGTTCTGCCTTTAGAGCCCTGAAGGAGAAGTTGTTCACCCATCGTTCAGAGCTGATCTTGGGCTTCCAGGAGTACGACCATAACAACACCGGTTTGATATTCTCAGTTTGCTCGGTTGTGATATGCATTTATCCAGATTGAATTATTAAAAAACATCTCTTGTCAGGTACCATATTGGTGAGTGAATGGGCACAGGTTCTGGAAACCGGCCTGAGATTAGACTTGCCCTGGAGGACACTGCGACCACATTTAGTTCGTCTGGCATCAGGTGGCAGAGTGGACTATCAGTCTTGTTTCGAAGATATGGAACCAGGGGTTCCTCAGGTTGAGGTTAGTAAAGAGTGAGATGCACCAGAAGAATAATTAGTTGGTCTTATTTTTATTGTGCAGATCGAGATGTAGAGAAGTTGTGAGGATTTAATACGGAATGCACAGCATTATGAAATTATATGTAACCTAAGCTTATCTGCTTGATGAGCCGTTAGCTGCATTTACATCAATGGAGCTTCAACCAGAACCTTGAGCAGGTTCTGTAAGGAGGACTTCTAGGAATAGCAACACTTTCTgccaaaatgttgctttttaagtgtttttttattattattttgttcaGTTATATAAACCTTACCGTCACCCACTCAGTTGTATAAAAATTACCTAAAACTTCACTTAAGTTTTCCAGATATTGATGGATTGATCCTGGTCCCTACTTTCAGTGTTTAAACATACTTTAACATTAAATGGAAGCCTAAATTATAGCCAATGCTGTGTCTTGGTGTTTTGAATGTGCGATTGGTTATTTATCCTGATACAGTTGCTGGCAATGGAAGTAATGTCTGTCTGCGTAGTTTGTTTTTAGGAGTATAAATGGACAAttaacaacagcagcttttttcattttagGTCACCCCCAACTTGGCTGATGCTCTGTTTAGATACAGGAAGGACATTGAGATCATTTTTAGTATTATAGACAAGGACCAATCAGGTAAATCCAATATTCTTGCTGctgaatttaaatgtatttctttgAGTGATGGAAGTTTATAGTGTGTTGACTGTGTTCAGGTCTGATCTCTATTGAAGAGTTCCGACACACCTGGCATCTCTTTAGTGCACACCTGGGGATCAAGATTGACAACCGGGCAATCGATGACCTTGCCCGAAGCATTGACTTTAACAAAGATGGAAGTATAGACTTTAATGAGTTCCTGGAGGCCTTCAGAGTTGTACATAAACTGGATAACAAAGATCAACCAGTCAACAGAATCATTGGGAAGGAGTAATCATGCACGGTAGATGGAAGTTATTAATTCAACATACTTGCAGGttattcttttccttttcatcaAAATAAGTATTTCTATAGTAATCATGTGTCCAGGACTCTGATATCAGTCAGTGTATTTTCTGAAGCCACTGTGGTTATTTTACTTTTGGAAATACTAGTGCCAAAAGGCATTACTGAAAGATGGATTTCATGAAGGTCAATGTGGATATTTAATGAGTCAGCAGTCTTGAAGTATGGTGGCAGTGTTTTACCGGAATGTCATTCAATCAGCATTTAAGTCATCTATCATCTGATCTGAGATTACTGGTTTTAACATATCTGAGGGGAGATTTTATAAGTCACAGTTTTACTTTCCTGTGGTTACATTCTTGGAACATTACAGACATGTAAACAACTGACCTGTGGAACACCAAAAGGGTTATTAGAATATTCTTTTGGAAATAattttagaagaaaaaaaattggttttcccaaaacacaacagaaatctGTCCAGTGTCAGTTGAAATCTACAGTTGCACTGGATGCAAATATTAATAGTTATATCACAGCTATTAGTATCTTTAGCATGGGGCATTAATGGAAATGCTGATCTTAAAACAATGCCACACTTTCTATGTATGCCTTTATCAAAGATGTTATCAGGGTATAAAGATTGTAAAACATATTTAAGTCATGTCAGCATCTGTATTACTGAGCTATTTTCGCATCTGTCCCCGTATTTGGGAAAGCTTTCACATGATTGTTAGAACAGAAAATACACTTTTTCAAATATTAGCTAAAATAAAATCCCTTTGCAGAGGCGTTTGAtatctttcttttatttattctcaCACTTTCCCTCTCTGTCTAAAAACATTTTTGGTGACTGCTCATCTAGGTTCTAGGTTCAGGTCTTAGTAGCCTAGGCAGCGAGGGCCAGACTTCCAGACTCGGTGGTACCTTAAATCTAAGACATGTTCAGTAAATCAGGGCCTAACTGGTTATGGTATGTTGACTCATACAACTAAAACCTAATGGATGGTCTATTAATAGCTCCATCGATGGATTTGCATGTATGGTCGTAATGCTGCGTGCTTACAGCATAAATCCCAGTTTATATAGTATAAAATCAGGTAAGAACGGTGGGTAGACTCTCCATGAGGGCTCTAAGGGAAGAGCCATTGTGCTGCTAGTCAGTCCTGCGCTTGGTATTTTGGTGTTTGTTGGTCTTTAATAAATATAAACCCTGAGTATTTTTCTTAGTGTTCATTTAATGTGATTAATCATGTTAGCTTAGAAATCTGAAAGGTAGACATTATGATTGAGCTGAATTTCAACTTCATACAATACATGACTGTGTCATGGTGGTAGTTTAATAACGCACTAAATTTAAAGTTCTGACAATTTCAAAAAGATAGGTAACAGCAAAAACATTCTGTTCAGAATGTCCTGTTTTTATCTGTCATACCCATCATCGCCCCCTGAAGTATAGATTTGAacaccccttttttttaaatttttcatGCTTTCAGGCAGTGCTTTTATTCCTAATTTTCTGGTGTTATGTGTTTCCAGTGTGTGCATTCATATATATATCGTATTGTTTTACCTTATGCAGTGCTCTAGAGTGCCCTGACAGCAAATGCTTGAAGGAGGGACAGTACGGTGGCCCAAATCATGACGCGAGCAAGCACACGTGGGTATACGTCAGAAAAGTAACTGGGGGCTAAGCAATCAGGTGCTTTGAAGGTTAGCAATAGTATGttaaaataaatcctaaaaGTCATAGGCAACCAATGGAAATTCAGGTATAGGGGTGATATGGTTGTGTCTATTAGAGCAGCTCAGTAGTACCACAGCAGTTTTTTGCAGCCTGTTCACCCTTTAAAAAGAACAGGTTGCATTCCTTCCTTATTAGGATGCCACACATACAACCTCAATTTGCTTCCTTGGAGCACGTCCCCTCGACGTGTAACCTGTGATTCAGGATCTGAATAGCTCAAACAAATGGTCTTTCACTCAGTGCAGGCCATCACACCAAATTTAGCACAGCAATAGCTGCACAGCATTGAGTTCCATTACAAGCCTGTGATTGGCTCAACCAAATGCCAATCAACAGTTGGCCAGTGTACATTATAGGCCCTATACATGTGTAACTATCATCAGCCCTATACAATAGGGCTGGACTGATCCAGCCTACTTCCAGCCTAGTCTTATAGCAAAAAAGAATATTGAATTCCAGTTTTCCATTGGAATAAATCCTGTTATTGTATCCTGTGTTCACTTTTACTCATCCTTCTCTATCTTAATGTCTATTTGTTTTCCCGGATGGAGCTACAGGAAGTTGTTCATCACAGAATTTATCCAAGTGCTGGTATCTGACTGATGTTTCCCCAAGCGAGAACCACTGATGGGTGCAACCTTCCCCACCTATTTGGAACTACATCAGCCCAATCCATCCAATTTACTTATacagcacatttttttttaagtacaaGCTTTTCAAAGTGCTGTATAAGGTAAAATAATATGAAATAAATAAGAGCACTGTCTTAAAACACAAAGAACATGAAATCtaaaaaatataaaagcagcaaagctgTGTAAtaggttaaataaataaaagcacgcAAAACACTATCTtaaagcacaaaaataaatcaatcaaaagAGGCACAAACCACAAAGAAGATAGAATAAAACCCAAGGGCTGTATTAAGTTTGCAGAGAAGAACGTCTGCCAACAAGGCTACAATGAGATGGAGCAGTATCACTTCCTGGTACTGAGCCAAAATCAGatcaaaacacaaagacaacTTTGCCAGCTTTGATGTAATATTTTTATATtggatttatatttattttgaatgtgtgtatatatgtaaaCAAACATATATGAATATTTATATACGATAaatctgtgtgtatttgcatcAAAAATACACTTAATATGACAGACTTTGGAAGTTCCGATTTTATTACGCCTACTTCTTTTACTGATGCAGTCATTCAAGTTCAGAATGTTCATTTCCACATCCACAAGATTATCATGTGTAAATGCAGTTCAGTCTTTAAGTATGTTGGTACATCTGTCCAATATCTACAATCTCACATCATTTGCCCCATAATGTcaatgtgtgtttcctgtgatcACCTGTCTGTCGTTGGTAAATAGATAAAAAACTGTCTCATTCTTTCTCAACCACAGAGCTCTCTTCATACGCTGGTCAAATCCTGAGGAAAGGCATTTCGTTGTAATAGACTTCTCTCCAGAAGTGATGCGGCTCATCTTTGAGTTCGCTTACAACAACAACATTCCTCTGTCAGAAAAGACAATCCGGGAGTTGCTCCGGGCAGCTGGTTTTCTCAATATAATGAGTATTTCAGTTAAATGCTGCACCTTTCTTGGCAATATGCTCTGCGCCGATAACTGCATCGACATCTACCAGCTGACCAAATACAACTTCTGCACCCAACTGGAGCAAAAGGCATACAAATTCATTCTAAATAACTTTGACTTGATTGAATCAGGTGAAGAGTTCTTTCAACTTGATATGGAGCATTTCTGCAGCATAATTGCCAGCGATCATCTTTGTGTGAGTAGTGAGGCTGTTGTCTTCAGGGCTGTTGTTCGGTGGATCAACCATGCAGTGGCAGACAGAAAAGAATTCACAGCCATTCTATTTTCCAAGGTAAAATCTATACTTTTATTCTTATTGCTGTAGATAATTACACAGTAGTGTAATATCTCTGACCTTTAGCCTCCTAATTCATTAACTATGTGTAGGAATATCACACACCCAAACTAGTTATTGTCTTCAGGCATCTTAATCAAGACTGAGTCCTTAACTCAGTCCTATAGTGATAGTTAAGGAGGTTTGGTCCAAAGACAAAAGCCATGTGTTTAAAGTTTGAGCTGTTATTCATTTATATTGTCTCTCTGCAGGTCCGGCTATGTTTTTTATCTTATGAATACATCCGCCTCAATATGCTGCAACATGAGCTGGTGAATAATAATTCTTTGTGCTGCCGAAATATCGAAGTGGGTTTCAACATCAAGGAGCAACTGGATGCATTTGACCCCCCTCTGACTGTTGCCCGTAATGCTATGGCTTACCCCCGCTATCCAAAAAACATCTTATTGGCTACTGGAGGCTGGAGCGGCAACAACCCCACCCACGCAGTTGAAGCATACGATATCAGCACACACCACTGGGTCGTTCCTGGAACCCAACTTGATCGTCGACGTGCCTATCATGGTGTTGTCTTTTTAAACGACAACATGTACTGTTTGGGGGGCTTTGACCGGTTGGAGAAATTCAACCTTATGCAAAGGTATGACTTCTCTACTGGCATGTGGAGCGAGGCAGCCCCCATGCACTACCGGCGCTGCTATGTCAGTGTAACTGtgttaaatagaaaaatatatGCAATGGGGGGCTATGATGGGTTTGAGAGACTAAAAACTGCAGAATCATACGCTCCCGAGACAAACCAGTGGACTCTTGTTGCATCAATGAATGAGCAGCGAAGCGACGCCAGCTGCACTACACTCAACAACAAGGTGGGTACGGTAAGAGAACAGCTGGCAATAACAGTTTAGGAATAGAGGCCTtgtggtttttcattctttatttaaatagccACACTTAGAAGTGCACAGCTGAAAATAGCAAAGACAGGGTTGCAATACTGTAGCCCAGTCACGCGAGAATGATAACTCTCCCATTTCTATTGGCAGATTTATATTTGTGGTGGATTCAATGGTACAGAGTGCCTCCAAACGTGTGAGAGTTACAACCCAGAAGTGGACCAGTGGACGCTGTTTGCACCCATGAGCATTCAGCGTAGTGGAGTTGGTGTGATTGCTGCTTTAACCTATGTTTATGCAGTAAGCATCAACATTTCATACCCGCATCTTAGATGCATCAGTATATTTTCAATGGCACAAATGTTTTAGGTTTTAAGTCTTCATTGTTCTAGAATTATACTAAAAGAGTCGTACCCTTGCCAAATTACACCAGGCATTTAAATTGTGTGACTGGTTTCGCTAATTCATGCTTTTACTTGCATAGATTGGTGGTTCTGATGGGAATGTGCGTCTACGCACTGCAGAGGTCTACAACCCCGACTCAGACATCTGGAATCCATTGTCACCCATGCACAACCCCCGGAGCAACTTTGGGATTGAATTAATGGATGGTTTAATATTTGTTATCGGGGGCTTCAATGGCGAAACCACCACCCGTAAAGTTGAGTACTACAATATCGAGACTGATGACTGGAATGAAGCAGATGACATGGACGTTTCTCGCAGTGGACTGAGCTGTTGTTTAGTGACCGATCTCCCCCGTATAATCAATTATATATACCCTCGTAAAATACTTCCTTTGCTAAAAACTAAGAAAGGAAAGTGAGAAGAGCTCCTGCTCTGCAGTGTAAATGAGCCACCTTTGCAACGTTGAACATTTTGAAATCTTACAAAAGCAACTTGTTCTTGTCTCAATATTATTAACAGCATAGCTAAAGATAAGGAGATTCAATAACAGAATAGTTTTGCTGTTATCTTGCTTTCTGAAATGGCCAGAGGACTCAATTTAACTGTTATGCACATTAAATTTAGTGCCTTATTGGCTGTCACGACCATTACAATTAGGGGTTAACAGACCTTGTATTGTATACAAGGAGTTGAATGGAAGTGAATATTATTGTCTGCCTTTTAgatttttatattaaaattattactCAGGATTATTATTCACTGAACGTTACTTATGCAGGAACTAAGAACACAAAACCCTACGTGCTGTGCAGGTAGGTTTTGCTATTAGATATTAGGGGAAGGGGGATTATTTGGCAACATTCATTTCAAAACTGTCCAATTCTGTAATTCCTGCACTGACTATATGGTGTCTTAAAAGAAATTATAGTTCTTTTAACTTCCAAATCATTCATGCATTTATTAATCATGActgatttattaatttattagcTGTTTACATATTTGATATTTTGTGCCATCCAGTTTTTAAGCATTTTTCCTTTTAGAATATGTTCAGTGTCATTAAGTCTTTAAACACACTTTGATAACTAGATGTCAGAGATCAGTGACCTCTTTTATATCTATTGCCAAAAACGTGCTATTTTGGACTAGTACCTACTTAGTGTGACTGGACTTGACGAGGTACACTTTGGAAGTGGATTGACATCACTGGCGAGTCAGAGGAGTCACATGTTTCAGAAAATTCAAACCCACCATTTTTAAGTCCCCATAACAGCAACATCTGTATTTCTTAATTTCACAGCATAAATATTAACGGCTGCAAGTATGGCAGTACCCAGGTACAACGATGTACAGGTGTTTTGGAGCTGTGTGGCAGATGAGACATCACTGGACAATCAGTGGGATGAACAGAAAAGATTGGGAGGTTTTTATACAAAGGACTGGAAATGGTTTGTTTCCTGGTTGTTTACTGTATGCAGACATTAAGCTGGCTAGTTATCCACCAGCGCTAACGCCATCCTCTGCTTTTATATTGAAATTGCATTGTTACtgataaaaaacagaaattcagCCTGTTGGCAAATTTGATAAAGTGAAACAATGTTGGTATTGCTTAAAAGTTGTTTTGCATGTCacagttttgtgttttcttgcTACATTTTAAATTTTGCACATTGCAAATGTGTTTGGATTTTGTCCATGACTGTAATAAACACTTTATTCTATTGTGATTCTGTCTTTTGTATTAAAACATGATAAAAGAGCCCACAGTACAAAACATTTATCAGAGATGAATCAGTTGCATTTGCCAACAATGTgtgcatttacatgcaaatCAAATTCGGACTACTTAACGCTCAATTGCGTGCATAGTTTATGCAACTGGACAAAGGAGTTTGCAGCTGGATGATGGGTGGAGTCAAGCCACCTCCTCCGCTAGGTGGTGATGTTTTGCTTTGCTGGGCCATGCTAGTTGACCTTACATCACACCGCAACAATCCATATAGAAGTTAATAAGGTAAAAGCCACGGCTAAATCAAACTCAATGCTTGGCACGGGTACCACACAACTCACCCACAGCATTACATATCACACAGACTTTTGGTTGATTCTGTTCTACACTATACTTTAGGTTTATTCATGATTTACCAAAAGATtcattttggtttgtttaaTGTGTGAACACCCTTTTCACCACTAACTGTCCTGGTTTGGAAACTGATTTCCTGCAGTAGTTCCATTACATAAAATCAGTGCTAATGCTGTAAGTGGAAGCCCTAAGAATCATCCCAAATTAGTATGTATAATGTAGCCAGACTACCACTCCCACACAAGCTCAACATCCATATGATTTCGTAATTTGAGGCCAAACTCGCCCATGCGATTCATGCTTGAACTACATTTTGTTTTATAGTTTGGTGACCTGCGAGCAGAAGCTTCAAAATGAGCAACCAGTAGTGAGCTAGTACAGGCAAGTATTAAGGGAACGATGCAATGCTTATGTAGCTGAAAAAGctcaatatttctttttaagttgTGGATTGACTGGCTGTATCCTCCAGGAGGCCTTGCAATATCCATTTGCTCTGTGCCCCACCACTAACACAGCGCTCATGGTGGCTCTTAAATGCTCCAAAAGCAGAACATACAAACAGCACGTGAAGTATTGATGCATAAACTGTTAGGATTCAgtgtattttgttgtttttccagttCTTTCCCCTTTCCCTGGGAGGCAGGTTTGAAACACCACCtcttcacctgcagctcatctgggTTGATCAGTTCGGCAGCTTTAAAGAGcggcttgtttttgtttgtggtAGATCCTCTGTGGTAACACTTGGCTCACTTTACCGCCGTTTTTTTAGATTGGATTTTTGCTAGTTTGCCTTCCTTGTGAGTTTTTTACTtgtttcacctctgtcttgtttttttaaatttatttctgCAGCTCCCGGTTCACTGCTGCTCTGATCAGCCTGACTTGTCTCCTCACTACCCAACTATTGTGCCTTTACCTTTCTGTAACCTTTTTTGAGAATTAAACCTTACGATCAGCTGTCTGCATTTTTGGGTCCTGTTCCTGGCTTCACTTGACTTAACATAAACTCACTACCGATGCTTTAGCTGCTCCCTCACCAGCTAACTTCTTTATGGAATGATGTGGTGTGACATAAAAGGTAAACTGGTGTGGCCtaacaacaaagtaaaacaaatcGCCACCTAGCGGAGGAAGGTGGCTTGACTCCGCCCATAATTTGGCTACTGCATACTCCTGGGGTCAGAAAGTCTGGTTCCATAAATTAAGCACAC
Proteins encoded in this region:
- the ppef1 gene encoding serine/threonine-protein phosphatase with EF-hands 1 isoform X4 translates to MVSWDLIMGCGTSVATATQGKDEKTGRYAIKAAVLIQRWFRRYMARLEMRRRYTWNIFQSIEYAGEQDQLQLSSFFSFMLNNVTHLNGNGPDLISKLMDSASDPWLENENCYNLVTVPETYTGPRLSFPLSVSDMNALLGAFKEQQVRNMALLKLNCLVFVFRTIFYSFHPRRYTPDMFCSCCTRPESSLNKCPTSSTCPQHTPRRLQYVNGLPSAETPYVFNGDFVDRGKNSVEVMVLLFAYLLLYPDYMHLNRGNHEDHLMNLRYGFTKEVMQKYKIHGCEILQLFQDVFSLLPIATIIDGKILIVHGGISDQTDLDFLSILERHKIKSALRFPQTTVEQLSIGQSSRQVKRIRSTDSSRPSSSRSHNIQRTPHQRERRCRPNRQDSSASTSSSSSSSSCSSISLCSLKTPPCFRPHPPHPSSPSGSVFQLPFLDSLSAPSPPQHEQEWKQIVDILWSDPKTLKGCCPNTFRGGGCYFGPDVTRRLLLQHGLQLLIRSHECKQEGYELCHSGQVITIFSASNYYEEGSNRGAYIKVGRELMPRFYQYQVSRSTRKLTLTQRVRAAEGSAFRALKEKLFTHRSELILGFQEYDHNNTGTILVSEWAQVLETGLRLDLPWRTLRPHLVRLASGGRVDYQSCFEDMEPGVPQVEVTPNLADALFRYRKDIEIIFSIIDKDQSGLISIEEFRHTWHLFSAHLGIKIDNRAIDDLARSIDFNKDGSIDFNEFLEAFRVVHKLDNKDQPVNRIIGKE
- the ppef1 gene encoding serine/threonine-protein phosphatase with EF-hands 1 isoform X2 — encoded protein: MVSWDLIMGCGTSVATATQGKDEKTDATTKTPSSALTIKAAVLIQRWFRRYMARLEMRRRYTWNIFQSIEYAGEQDQLQLSSFFSFMLNNVTHLNGNGPDLISKLMDSASDPWLENENCYNLVTVPETYTGPRLSFPLSVSDMNALLGAFKEQQVRNMALLKLNCLVFVFRTIFYSFHPRRYTPDMFCSCCTRPESSLNKCPTSSTCPQHTPRRLQYVNGLPSAETPYVFNGDFVDRGKNSVEVMVLLFAYLLLYPDYMHLNRGNHEDHLMNLRYGFTKEVMQKYKIHGCEILQLFQDVFSLLPIATIIDGKILIVHGGISDQTDLDFLSILERHKIKSALRFPQTTVEQLSIGQSSRQVKRIRSTDSSRPSSSRSHNIQRTPHQRERRCRPNRQDSSASTSSSSSSSSCSSISLCSLKTPPCFRPHPPHPSSPSGSVFQLPFLDSLSAPSPPQHEQEWKQIVDILWSDPKTLKGCCPNTFRGGGCYFGPDVTRRLLLQHGLQLLIRSHECKQEGYELCHSGQVITIFSASNYYEEGSNRGAYIKVGRELMPRFYQYQVSRSTRKLTLTQRVRAAEGSAFRALKEKLFTHRSELILGFQEYDHNNTGTILVSEWAQVLETGLRLDLPWRTLRPHLVRLASGGRVDYQSCFEDMEPGVPQVEVTPNLADALFRYRKDIEIIFSIIDKDQSGLISIEEFRHTWHLFSAHLGIKIDNRAIDDLARSIDFNKDGSIDFNEFLEAFRVVHKLDNKDQPVNRIIGKE
- the ppef1 gene encoding serine/threonine-protein phosphatase with EF-hands 1 isoform X1 yields the protein MVSWDLIMGCGTSVATATQGKDEKTGRYDATTKTPSSALTIKAAVLIQRWFRRYMARLEMRRRYTWNIFQSIEYAGEQDQLQLSSFFSFMLNNVTHLNGNGPDLISKLMDSASDPWLENENCYNLVTVPETYTGPRLSFPLSVSDMNALLGAFKEQQVRNMALLKLNCLVFVFRTIFYSFHPRRYTPDMFCSCCTRPESSLNKCPTSSTCPQHTPRRLQYVNGLPSAETPYVFNGDFVDRGKNSVEVMVLLFAYLLLYPDYMHLNRGNHEDHLMNLRYGFTKEVMQKYKIHGCEILQLFQDVFSLLPIATIIDGKILIVHGGISDQTDLDFLSILERHKIKSALRFPQTTVEQLSIGQSSRQVKRIRSTDSSRPSSSRSHNIQRTPHQRERRCRPNRQDSSASTSSSSSSSSCSSISLCSLKTPPCFRPHPPHPSSPSGSVFQLPFLDSLSAPSPPQHEQEWKQIVDILWSDPKTLKGCCPNTFRGGGCYFGPDVTRRLLLQHGLQLLIRSHECKQEGYELCHSGQVITIFSASNYYEEGSNRGAYIKVGRELMPRFYQYQVSRSTRKLTLTQRVRAAEGSAFRALKEKLFTHRSELILGFQEYDHNNTGTILVSEWAQVLETGLRLDLPWRTLRPHLVRLASGGRVDYQSCFEDMEPGVPQVEVTPNLADALFRYRKDIEIIFSIIDKDQSGLISIEEFRHTWHLFSAHLGIKIDNRAIDDLARSIDFNKDGSIDFNEFLEAFRVVHKLDNKDQPVNRIIGKE
- the ppef1 gene encoding serine/threonine-protein phosphatase with EF-hands 1 isoform X3 codes for the protein MVSWDLIMGCGTSVATATQGKDEKTGRYDATTKTPSSALTIKAAVLIQRWFRRYMARLEMRRRYTWNIFQSIEYAGEQDQLQLSSFFSFMLNNVTHLNGNGPDLISKLMDSASDPWLENENCYNLVTVPETYTGPRLSFPLSVSDMNALLGAFKEQQTLHARYVLQLLHETRKLLKQMPNIIHLSTTYTKEITICGDLHGQLDDLLLIFYKNGLPSAETPYVFNGDFVDRGKNSVEVMVLLFAYLLLYPDYMHLNRGNHEDHLMNLRYGFTKEVMQKYKIHGCEILQLFQDVFSLLPIATIIDGKILIVHGGISDQTDLDFLSILERHKIKSALRFPQTTVEQLSIGQSSRQVKRIRSTDSSRPSSSRSHNIQRTPHQRERRCRPNRQDSSASTSSSSSSSSCSSISLCSLKTPPCFRPHPPHPSSPSGSVFQLPFLDSLSAPSPPQHEQEWKQIVDILWSDPKTLKGCCPNTFRGGGCYFGPDVTRRLLLQHGLQLLIRSHECKQEGYELCHSGQVITIFSASNYYEEGSNRGAYIKVGRELMPRFYQYQVSRSTRKLTLTQRVRAAEGSAFRALKEKLFTHRSELILGFQEYDHNNTGTILVSEWAQVLETGLRLDLPWRTLRPHLVRLASGGRVDYQSCFEDMEPGVPQVEVTPNLADALFRYRKDIEIIFSIIDKDQSGLISIEEFRHTWHLFSAHLGIKIDNRAIDDLARSIDFNKDGSIDFNEFLEAFRVVHKLDNKDQPVNRIIGKE
- the LOC101067937 gene encoding kelch-like protein 10; translated protein: MRLIFEFAYNNNIPLSEKTIRELLRAAGFLNIMSISVKCCTFLGNMLCADNCIDIYQLTKYNFCTQLEQKAYKFILNNFDLIESGEEFFQLDMEHFCSIIASDHLCVSSEAVVFRAVVRWINHAVADRKEFTAILFSKVRLCFLSYEYIRLNMLQHELVNNNSLCCRNIEVGFNIKEQLDAFDPPLTVARNAMAYPRYPKNILLATGGWSGNNPTHAVEAYDISTHHWVVPGTQLDRRRAYHGVVFLNDNMYCLGGFDRLEKFNLMQRYDFSTGMWSEAAPMHYRRCYVSVTVLNRKIYAMGGYDGFERLKTAESYAPETNQWTLVASMNEQRSDASCTTLNNKIYICGGFNGTECLQTCESYNPEVDQWTLFAPMSIQRSGVGVIAALTYVYAIGGSDGNVRLRTAEVYNPDSDIWNPLSPMHNPRSNFGIELMDGLIFVIGGFNGETTTRKVEYYNIETDDWNEADDMDVSRSGLSCCLVTDLPRIINYIYPRKILPLLKTKKGK